Proteins co-encoded in one Cytophaga hutchinsonii ATCC 33406 genomic window:
- the arfB gene encoding alternative ribosome rescue aminoacyl-tRNA hydrolase ArfB has translation MMFPPRYSNPDYWKESGIIQEARFQTSLSGGKGGQNVNKVSTKVEIYWSPSTSAVLSEDARARVLEKISSKIDNDGEIRVTCDTSRSQLQNKKTAIDKLSILLAFCFKENKPRKASKPTHASVKKRLESKKIQKDIKANRRKGNYE, from the coding sequence ATGATGTTCCCGCCCCGCTATAGCAACCCTGATTACTGGAAGGAATCCGGTATTATACAGGAAGCCCGTTTTCAAACGTCTCTTTCCGGCGGCAAAGGCGGACAGAATGTAAATAAGGTAAGCACAAAGGTTGAAATTTACTGGTCGCCTTCAACATCTGCTGTACTTTCAGAAGATGCGCGTGCACGCGTATTAGAAAAAATTTCATCTAAGATTGATAATGACGGAGAGATCCGTGTTACCTGCGATACAAGCAGAAGCCAATTACAGAATAAAAAAACCGCGATCGATAAATTAAGTATTCTTCTTGCTTTCTGTTTTAAGGAAAATAAACCACGCAAGGCATCCAAGCCAACGCATGCTTCGGTTAAGAAACGCCTGGAAAGTAAAAAGATTCAGAAAGATATTAAAGCCAACCGCAGAAAAGGAAATTACGAATAA
- a CDS encoding DUF1684 domain-containing protein, with translation MLSSIKVNKPVDIVAKYREQKDDHFKTSIKSPIKEKETFEGLSYYDYSENYRVKAYITFTQDTQLISMPRTDGKQSFYLYFATATFKIDDKMCSLRLYKYPDDVQAKPLLFVPFYDQTNGAGSYEGGRYLDVELSNNKTVIIDFNYAYNPFCVYNYQYTCPIPPAENHLPVAIPAGEKSYFHTHE, from the coding sequence ATGTTATCAAGCATTAAAGTAAACAAACCGGTTGATATTGTTGCAAAATACCGCGAGCAGAAAGACGATCATTTTAAAACATCTATAAAATCCCCGATCAAAGAAAAAGAAACGTTTGAAGGACTCTCGTATTATGATTATTCTGAAAACTACCGGGTTAAGGCATACATTACGTTTACGCAGGATACACAGCTGATCAGCATGCCGCGTACAGATGGCAAGCAGTCGTTTTATTTATATTTTGCAACGGCCACGTTCAAGATTGATGATAAAATGTGCTCGCTCCGCTTGTATAAATATCCGGATGATGTGCAGGCAAAACCCTTATTGTTTGTTCCTTTTTACGATCAGACAAATGGCGCAGGCAGCTATGAAGGCGGCCGTTACCTGGATGTAGAACTTTCAAATAACAAAACTGTAATCATTGATTTCAATTATGCGTACAATCCTTTTTGTGTCTATAATTATCAATACACGTGTCCTATTCCGCCTGCAGAGAATCATTTGCCGGTAGCAATACCTGCAGGAGAAAAATCATATTTCCACACGCACGAATGA
- the radC gene encoding RadC family protein — MENYILPASKILSWAEEDRPREKLLLKGISALSDAELIAILLGSGTTNVSAVELAKQIMQDNNQSLNNLARQNVKALQKFKGIGEAKAITLVSALELGRRRKVADVEIRPQVKSSEDVYNYMQSNLADLPYEEFWILLLNRANRIEKKIRISTGGVSGTVADPKLIYKYALENLASSIILVHNHPSGNTKPSEADYSLTKKLCEAGTFLETPVLDHVIICNHTWYSFADEGKI, encoded by the coding sequence ATGGAAAATTATATACTACCCGCGTCCAAGATTTTATCCTGGGCAGAAGAAGACCGTCCACGTGAAAAACTTTTATTAAAAGGCATTTCTGCCTTGAGTGATGCAGAACTCATTGCTATTTTACTTGGCTCAGGCACAACAAATGTAAGTGCTGTAGAACTTGCCAAACAGATTATGCAGGACAATAATCAAAGCCTGAATAACCTTGCCCGGCAGAATGTAAAAGCCTTACAAAAATTCAAGGGAATTGGCGAAGCTAAGGCAATTACCTTAGTAAGCGCATTGGAATTAGGCAGGCGCCGGAAAGTTGCAGATGTTGAAATCAGGCCACAGGTAAAATCTTCCGAAGATGTGTACAACTATATGCAAAGTAATCTGGCTGATCTTCCGTATGAAGAATTCTGGATTTTACTATTGAACCGGGCAAATCGGATTGAAAAGAAAATACGCATCAGTACCGGCGGCGTTTCAGGTACAGTAGCTGATCCTAAGCTCATTTACAAATATGCGTTGGAAAATTTAGCTTCATCTATTATCTTAGTACATAACCACCCCTCCGGAAATACGAAACCAAGTGAGGCAGATTACAGTTTAACTAAAAAATTGTGTGAGGCAGGAACGTTTTTAGAAACACCTGTTTTAGATCATGTGATAATTTGTAATCATACGTGGTATAGTTTTGCAGATGAAGGAAAAATATAA